Within the Tursiops truncatus isolate mTurTru1 chromosome 19, mTurTru1.mat.Y, whole genome shotgun sequence genome, the region CTCTGTTGAGAAAACACAAAATTTGTCTCCACTTCCCATCCCTCTCTTCTCCTGCCACAGCTTCAGCTGTGGTCTGACTCTTGCTTCCTCTCCTTGTTACCTTTGAAATCTTAAAGGAAACCTATGGCTTAGAGTGAGGACCTTGACtcacaccccacccctccccgcaaAGAGTGTCTCAAAGGGCCTGTGAACTAAAGAGTGGCATTTAGGCTCCTTGTGGAAATCCAGAATTTCCAATCTTGCACCTTTAAATCTTTatttggggtggggagtggtctGTACCACACATAAACAGGATCCTTGGGGCGGGGGGGACTGAGAGAAAAGACTCGGGGTGGTTGAGAGCTCTTAAGAGGACGGGGATTGGGGGTGTttagagaaggagggaagatcTCTATCATTCTGGGtaaagggatggggtgggagctTGCCAAGGTGGAGAGGTCTGTGGGTGGCAGTGTGGGAAACCTAGGGGAGGAAGGGTGCAAAGGATGTGGAGGAGGGCAAGACTGAATGAGGCGGGTGCAGGTATCTGGAGGTGGCTGACCTCTGGGTGAACCTGGGCTCAGCTATGGCCTTGAgcagtgtgactttgggcaagttgtcTTCTCAGCCTTGGTGGGCTGTTCTGCAAAATGGGTACAAGCATCCTCCCAAGACAATGGGACTGGGAGACCAAGAGTGGGGCGTGAAGGCTCTTAGGGACCAAGGGAAGGGTCTAGAAGCATCTGAGGGAGGAACTGCTGGGTTTCCGGGGCTCCCCAGGGTGCAAGGATGACCCACCCTCCTGCTAACACCTTTCCCTGCGGCCAGACGCACCAACTGGTCCTGTACCAGACAGGGGCTTGCCCAGCACTCAAGGACACTCTGAATCTCGCCTGGGCATTGGATGAGAAGACCTCTtaccaaaatgaaaaggtagagaCTGTTCAATGAACAGAACAGTACTTGCATGGAAATCTCACTTTGGTTGAAAAAACTCATGTGAGAAAGACCTGGAAGGACAGGACCTGGGTATCGCTCAGAGagtcaggactttttttttagaaagtgtccttttttattttatttattttttaatttattttttattttttgctgtacgtgggcctctcactgttgtggcctctcccgttgcggagcacaggctctggacgcgcaggctcagcggccatggctcacgggcccagccgctccgcggcatgtgggatcttccctgaccggggcacgaacccgcgtcccctgcatcggcaggcggactctcaaccactgtgccaccagggaagcccgagagtcaggacttttaagactttatttttgcAATCTTTGCTTGACTGTATGCTCTGGTTCTCCACACTGCACAGGGTCTGCTTTTGTGATTCAATGGTTATTAAAAACATAGCTTTAaaggccacccctgccctcctAGTCAAGTCTGAGCTCCAGGCAGGTCCACTAGGCCTGGGTGCTCTGAACTCCTCCCTCGTCACACCTGCCGAGTGCTGCCTCCGGGACTTTGCACTTGcggtttcctcttcctcttcaccCTCCAGCCTCCAGGTGGTGGGGGAGGAAGCGTTCCTGACTGCCTTCTCTAGACAGGGTGCCGGCTGTTCGCTTTCTCAGTCACACACAGCACTTCATTTCCTTTACGTGTCTTATCAAACTTTACAACGGGAGACGCGTTCCGGGTCGCCTCCTGGGCTTCAAATTTGGTTTAACTCAAAAGAAAGTGCGGGGACTTCTACAGTCCGTTAAAGTGGCGCCCTCCTGTGGTCGCGGCCCAGACTCCGACCTCTGGCCACTCAACCCATTTAAAGCTGTGCGTTTGCATTCGATTCAGATATTACTCTTAACGTGAGACCACAATCAAATATTTTTAGCCCACGCTTTCAAAACGCAGTCATTCCTGAGCTCACGCTGTCACCGGGCTCTGGCGCGGTGAATGACGGCGCCACACGGCCTGTCGCGTCCAACAAGCCCATTTATTTGGTTTACCGCGCGCTCAGGCCTGCATCACTGGCCGGGACTTCTCGGCCTGCAGCTTCACTCCGGAGCCCGCGAAGCCCGTGCCGCcctagaggaggaggaagagaggcagCGGGGAGCTGGGGTGCCGTGGGGGTTCCCTGGCCCGCGAGGTTCGGTTGGGCCCCCGCTCCCTTAGTGGGGCGGGGCCTCGGTAAGGGAGCGGGCCCTCTGGAAGCAGGTCAGGGTTACCGGAAGGCTAGGGGACAGGGAGGAGGGGTGCCACTCACCCGCTGCAGCACGATGATGTCGCGGTCCGTGAGCTTCTCTCCGGTCACGGGGTCCACCATGTCCTTGCGAATCAGCTTCTCCACGCACTCCACGGTGACCACGGCCCCACTGCAGTGAGGGTGAGTGTGGGGCACGACGATCAGAGGGCCCGCCCCAAAGAGAGAGCCGCACCCCAAGCCCGCCCCGTCCCACAGGTCCCCAGGCTGTCCCCCAGGCGACTCACGAGGGCCGCAGGACGGCGCACGGTGTGGCGTTGCTCAGGCTGTCGCGGGTCACGGCACACACGTAGCGCTCGCTGCGCGTGATGAGCCCCACGCGGTCCACGGAACTGTCGAGCGGCGTGAAGCGCACGGGTGTCAGGTCGGACATGCGCAGCGGCTTCCCGGACATGGGGCAGGTCACAATGCGCGACTGGGGAGCAGGAGGGGGGCCGAGTCAACAGGCGGGGCTAGAGCCGGGCGGAGGGAGGATGGGGGCCCTCAGGACCCTGGCCCTCTCTGGCAAAGCGGGCACACACAGGCGCTTGCTGGAGTAGGGGGCTCACCGGCTTCTCCAGCTTGGTGGCCTTGGCCTCGGGGGTCAGCGATGGGATCCAGAAGCTGGGCAGCGCTTTGTCCTTGTCCTTGCCTGTGGGGCCCGCACTGGACCCGGGTCGGGCATCATCTGCGGGGGGGAGAGGGGTTCGGACGCAACCAGGGAGGCACCTGGCCCCGCGGGAGCCCCACCCACTTGCATGTCCACTTCTCTCTCACCTGGGCAGTCCCCGGAGGCGGCCTTGGGCGTGAAGGGGTTGAGGGGCCGGCTCACGATGGCCgcctccttctccaggaagccccgCACCTGGTCCTGCGCGGCCGCCCGCCGCAGCCCCTTCTGCTCCTCACGCCGGGCGCCCCGCTGCTTCTCGTAGGCCTGCGGGCAGCCAGGCAGGAGCGAGCTAGGCATCCCCCTGTGGCTTGTGAGTTTGGGGCACCCTAGGTGGGGGCTGGGGTGCCTCTTGGAATTTAAAGGTGGGTGAACTGGAACCCATACAGGGGAGGTTCCTGGCAGAGGCTCTGTTTGGTGGAGGCTGGTGACTGCCTGGGTGTGAATGTTTAATCGGCTGCACAGTTATCCATGGTGTGCCTCTGCTGCCTTTGCCTGTCCCTTCACCAACTGAAGGGCAGTTAAGCCATTTCCACTTTAGCTGGTTTGGGACTCGGTGGTCAACAGCTTGGCTGAAGCGGGACTGCCAGAGCTCAAAGCCTGCCTTTGTCACTGATTAGCTCTGTGGCCTCCAGTAAGCACTGTGACCtatcctggcctcagtttcttcatccgtaAAACGGGCTGACAATGGTGACCTACCTCGGAGGCTCACTGGGAGGGTTACacaggaagattttttaaaacacttagcacctggcctggcacatagtaagtgctcaataaatgtaatttGGGGCCCTATGTTATTAATTATACAGTATATCTTACCACTTATCTATTATACAGTCCATACAGTGTAGACTCTGCCCCTGCCCTCAACGGCCCGAGTTCCAGGATAGTAGGGAGCAGAGAAGGTTTATGGAGCCATGAAGGCTCAGGCAGTGTGAGGGCAAGAGGAGACACTGCTCCGGCCACCGAGTGAGCAAGGAGGGAACGCTGACGCTGACTGATGCTCGGGAGGGCTTCCGATGTGGGCTGCACGATGAGGGGGCCACCAGGCTGGGTGGAGGACCTGGGCAGAGGGGAAGCCACGCACTCC harbors:
- the NOSIP gene encoding nitric oxide synthase-interacting protein isoform X1, whose translation is MCRLFYFLLFSPSIVFLRSTHRNSLLVWWLGLRAFTAEGEGSIPGWETKIPQAAWHCQKKRSHPRRSVRACFPVRSDRGPERSSPLCVGPLWTHSPAAAPSLPPRMTRHGKNCTAGAVYTYHEKKKDTAASGYGTQNIRLSRDAVKDFDCCCLSLQPCHDPVVTPDGYLYEREAILEYILHQKKEIARQMKAYEKQRGARREEQKGLRRAAAQDQVRGFLEKEAAIVSRPLNPFTPKAASGDCPDDARPGSSAGPTGKDKDKALPSFWIPSLTPEAKATKLEKPSRIVTCPMSGKPLRMSDLTPVRFTPLDSSVDRVGLITRSERYVCAVTRDSLSNATPCAVLRPSGAVVTVECVEKLIRKDMVDPVTGEKLTDRDIIVLQRGGTGFAGSGVKLQAEKSRPVMQA
- the NOSIP gene encoding nitric oxide synthase-interacting protein isoform X2 → MTRHGKNCTAGAVYTYHEKKKDTAASGYGTQNIRLSRDAVKDFDCCCLSLQPCHDPVVTPDGYLYEREAILEYILHQKKEIARQMKAYEKQRGARREEQKGLRRAAAQDQVRGFLEKEAAIVSRPLNPFTPKAASGDCPDDARPGSSAGPTGKDKDKALPSFWIPSLTPEAKATKLEKPSRIVTCPMSGKPLRMSDLTPVRFTPLDSSVDRVGLITRSERYVCAVTRDSLSNATPCAVLRPSGAVVTVECVEKLIRKDMVDPVTGEKLTDRDIIVLQRGGTGFAGSGVKLQAEKSRPVMQA